One Ferrimicrobium sp. genomic region harbors:
- a CDS encoding DUF6760 family protein: MKHYPIEPLWQELIYLAYHLHWDLDQLIDLEHADRARLIQGVAALNARAWEEARQL, translated from the coding sequence ATGAAGCACTATCCTATCGAGCCACTTTGGCAGGAGTTGATCTATTTGGCCTATCATTTGCATTGGGATCTCGATCAGCTGATTGACCTTGAACACGCGGATCGAGCGCGGCTTATCCAAGGCGTCGCCGCCTTGAACGCGAGAGCCTGGGAGGAAGCGAGGCAGCTGTAA
- a CDS encoding phage tail protein, protein MVTTSGFKGHVPDSSSFLLEVDGTQIGMFAEVSGLEVTVEVASYAEGGQNGFVHKFPGRMNWPNIVLRRGICESDALFAWVMKSSGSGFASNQNKLSVSTAAITLIGSDGKRLRAWEVTGAFPVRWVGPELAVASTGHPAMEEIELAHQGFVSKTFKS, encoded by the coding sequence ATGGTGACGACGTCAGGTTTTAAAGGGCATGTACCTGACTCATCGAGCTTTCTCCTCGAAGTGGATGGAACACAGATTGGCATGTTTGCCGAGGTCTCAGGTCTTGAGGTGACGGTGGAGGTTGCCAGCTACGCCGAGGGTGGACAGAACGGATTTGTGCATAAGTTTCCGGGACGAATGAACTGGCCTAACATTGTGCTTCGTCGCGGTATCTGCGAGTCAGACGCGCTCTTTGCCTGGGTGATGAAATCCTCAGGGAGTGGTTTCGCCTCGAATCAAAACAAGCTTTCGGTGAGCACGGCTGCCATCACTCTTATTGGTTCTGATGGTAAGCGGTTGCGTGCTTGGGAGGTAACCGGTGCCTTTCCGGTGCGTTGGGTTGGCCCTGAGTTGGCAGTCGCGTCGACGGGACATCCTGCGATGGAGGAGATCGAGTTAGCTCATCAAGGTTTCGTGTCGAAGACCTTTAAGTCGTGA